The segment GTGTGGTCATCGGAGAAATTCTGGGAAGCTTTATTCAAGATACCCATGCGCTAGGGATGGATGCCATGTTTCCCGCCATTATCTTAGCGCTGAGTTTACCCGCATTGAAAGATAAGCACTTAAGACTCGCGGCGATAGTCGGGGCTGTGATTGCTGTGGTAGCAACACCGGTATTACCGGCGGGGATCCCCGTTTTACTGGCTTTGTTGAGTTTAGTTATCTATATAAGGAAATCATGATGATGGAACATCCTTGGTTAATCGTCAGTGGGATTTTCATTTTAGCGGTTGGGACGTACTTAATGCGGGCATCCGGCGCATTGCTAAAAGGGCGGGTCAATTTAACAGAACAAAATAAAGCCCTATTTTCAGCTGCCGCCATTGTGATTTTATTTTCAGTCGCGATGACCTCAACGCTCTTTTCAGGTAATGAATTATCGGATTTACCGAAAATAATTGGGGTGGTGGTGGCAGGTATCCTGACTTGGTACCGTAAGCCATTTATTGTGATTGTTTTGTCGGCGGCGATAGTCACAGCGCTATTGCGCTGGTTATTTTAGTTAAAAAAAAGCCCCTATGGCATTAGGGGCTAAAATTAGGGATATACCTAAACGTTATTGTGTCTATTAAGATACTGATTTTTAATTAACAATGCCAAAAGTTTGATGTTATCAGTGTAACAGGCACAGCCTATGGTTTAGGTTGATTCATTCATTATTTAGCTGCGGGTGCTGTAGCAGGAACCGGCATTGGCATCGGTTGTGCTGGTTTGAATTCAGGTACTTCCACGACAGACATCTTCACCATGTAGCGTTTGCCATCTTCAATTTTAGGCGTATCGTTCGCCAGTTTTTTCAAGGTTTCATTCGGTTTGGTGGTTTGTTCAGTCACGCTATACACCATATTATGATGATTTCCACCGTGATGGCGTGGTGATTT is part of the Providencia zhijiangensis genome and harbors:
- a CDS encoding AzlD domain-containing protein, translating into MMMEHPWLIVSGIFILAVGTYLMRASGALLKGRVNLTEQNKALFSAAAIVILFSVAMTSTLFSGNELSDLPKIIGVVVAGILTWYRKPFIVIVLSAAIVTALLRWLF